CCGCCGGCTTTGATGATGTGGTAGGGCTCGGCGATGTAATAGCCCTGCTGGATGAGATCCTTGGTCGCGACAAAATTGGCGACGGAGTAGTTCTGCGGAATGAGCTTAAAATCGATGCTGTATTTTTTCTTTAGATACGGGAGAAAAGCCCATTCGGGACGGGCCATGAGCGTCTTGCCATTGAGGTCTTCGAAGCGGGTGACGGGGTTGCCGGCGTGCAGCATGAGCACCGACGGGTCATTCTGGAATACGGCGGCGATCTGCGTGACGGGGATGCCTTGGGAGATGGCGAGGAGCGTGTTGGTGCTGTCGCCCTGGCCGATGTGGGCTTGGCCGGTGGCGACTTTCTGGATGACAAAGGCGTTGGGGCCGCCGGGGATGATTTCGACGTCGAGGCCGGCGTCTTTGAAAAAGCCTTTGGCCTGCGCCTGATAAAAACCGCCGTGCTCGGGTTCGGCGACCCAGTCGAGCTGGACGATGATTTTGGCGGGAGTTTTGACCAAGGCGACGTCGGCGGAGACCCAGACTTTATCGCACGAGGTGAGGAGTAGGCAGACGGCGACGGCCGATAAAAAATGAGGGAGAAGTCTCATGATAGAGATTGGGTTTCGGAAATGTGGTAGAGGTTTTTCAGGCTGCGGGTGAGCGGTCCGATTTCGAGGTGGCGATCGTCGATTTGGGTGACAGGCATGACACCGAGGAGGGCGTTGGTGACGAACACTTCGTCGGCATGGAGCAGATCGGAGTGGGTGAGCAGACCCTCGCGAACGCGGGCGGAACCGAGGAGCGCAAGGACTTGGGCGCGGGCGATACCGGGCAGGGGGCCGCTGGCCAGTGAAGGCGTGTGGGCGATTCCGTCCCGCACCGTAAAGATGTTGCTGGTCGCGCCCTCGATCACGATGCCGGCGGGGGTGAGGAAAAGGGGCTCGTCGAAGCCGGCGGCAACGGCGACGCGTTTGGCGCGGATGTTGGCGAGGTAGTTGAGGGTCTTGTGGCCGGAGAGGGCGCCGGTGCGTTCGCCGGTGAAGACCGTGTTGACGCGGAAGCCGCGAGCGTAGGTTTCGAGCGGATACGCGTTGGCCTTGGTGGAGATGAGTTCGCCCGTGGTGGTTTCGTCGCGGGCGAAGAGGACGATCTTGACGGAGCCGTCGGTCAGGGTGTTGGCGGTGGTGACGAGGGCGAGGCGTTCGCGAAGGGTTTCGATGGAGACGGTGTAGCGCAGGTCGAGGGCGCGGGCGCTGGCGGTGAGGCGGGCGTGGTGTTGCGCGAGGAAGGCCGGGCGACCGGAAGTGATTTTTACGGTTTCGAAGATGCCGTGGCCGTAGAGAAATCCCTCGCTGGTGGCAGGAATGAACGCCGAGGCGGCAGGCAGGAGAACGCCGTCGAGAATGACTTGTGAAGATGCGTCGGTCATGGCGGTTAAGCGGGGCTGGTCAGAGCCTCGTGCATGGCGCGGCCTTTATCGAGGGTTTCTTGATATTCTGCGGCGGGCTCGGAGTCCCACACGATGCCTCCGCCGACGTGGTAGTAAGCGTGGTTGTTGACGCACGTGATGGTGCGGATGGCAATGTTGAGGTCGGCGTTGCCATCGAAACCGATGTAGCCGATGGCGCCGGTGTAGATGTGGCGTCGGTGTGGCTCGAGTTCGTCGATGATCTGCATCGAGCGAATTTTGGGGGCGCCGGTGATGGAGCCGCCGGGGAAAGACGCGCGAACGCAGTCGATGATGTCGAGTCCGGCGCGGAGTTGTCCGGAAACCGTGGATACGAGATGATGAACGGTGGGATGGGATTCGAGCCGCCAGAGCTGGTCCACGCGGACCGAGCCGAATTCGCAGACGCGACCGAGGTCGTTGCGCTCGAGATCGACGATCATGAGGAGTTCAGCGCGGTCTTTTTCGCTGGAAAGGAGTTCAGCGGCGAGGGCGGCGTCGGTGGTCGGGTCGGCGGAACGCGGGCGGGTGCCTTTGATGGGGCGGGTTTCGACGTGGCGCTCGCGCAGGGTTAGGAAACGTTCGGGGGAACTGCTGATGAGTTGGACAGGACCGTAGGAGAGATAGGCGGCGAAAGGAGCCGGGCTGCGATCGCGAAGGCGCAGGTAGAGATCGTAGGGCGCGCAGGGCAGCGGAGTGGAGAAGCGTTGGGTGAGGTTAACCTGATAAACGTCACCCGAGGCGATGTAGTTTTTGATGCGACCGATGGCCTGCTTGTAAGAGTAGAAATCAAAATTAGCGGTCGGCTTGGACTCGGTCGGAATGCCGGGTTTGTAACTTATTAAGTTACAAACTGGATTGGCGACGGAATGTGATGAAAGGGTTTCGCGGAGGCGGGCGAGGAGCGCGGCGGCGGGAGTGGTGGCGACGGGGTTGGCGACGATCCAGGTGCGGCCGGTGGCGTGTTCGTGGGCGATCAACGCGTCGTAGAAGGCGAACTCGCAGTCGGGGATTTCGGGGAGATCATCGGGGCGGACGCGGGGGAGTTTTTCGAGCTGCGTGCACAGTTCGTAACCGAAAAAACCAACCGCACCGCCGGTGAAAGGGAGCGCAGGGGGCGCTGAGTCGTCGGGAAGTTTGTCACTTATTAAGTTACAAACTGGATTGGGGCGGTGGTAGCGCGCCAGGAGGGTTTTGAGGGTGCCGAGGGTGTCGGGCTGATGCTTGGTGCGGAAGACGTGGAACGGTTCGAAGCCGATGAAAGAGTAGGCGCCGAGACCGTTGGTGGAGCGGCCGCTGTCGAGGAAGAAGGCGTGGTCGCGGCCGGCGATGCGGTGGAAGAATTCGTGGGGCGGGCAGGGTAGGGTGACTTCTTCGAGCAGGACAGGCGGGGTCAGTGCGAGTTCGGGGCGTGCGACGACGCCGGTGGTGTCAGCACGGGCGGCATGCGTGCGGACGGATTCACTGTGAATGATCAGGTCGGGTGCGAGATCGGCGAGCGGCACGAGCACGAAAGCGCGTTCGTGGAGGCGCGGATGGGGAAGGATCAGGCGGTCGTCGGACAGCGTGGTGTTGGCGAAGAGAAGCACATCGAGGTCAATCGTGCGCGGGCCCCAGCGTTCGGCACGGATGCGTCCGAGTTGTTGTTCAATGATCAGACACGCAGCGAGCAACGCGTGCGGCGTGAGTGTCGTTTCTAGTTCGACGACCAGGTTAAGGAAATCCGGCTGCGCATCCTGATCGGGAAGGCAGAGGGCGGCCGTTTCGTAAACCGGCGAGACACGGGCGAT
This portion of the Rariglobus hedericola genome encodes:
- the pabB gene encoding aminodeoxychorismate synthase component I; its protein translation is MSPSKPANRVQTAYLGLGGNLGDRRALLAGALARLAATPEVRIARVSPVYETAALCLPDQDAQPDFLNLVVELETTLTPHALLAACLIIEQQLGRIRAERWGPRTIDLDVLLFANTTLSDDRLILPHPRLHERAFVLVPLADLAPDLIIHSESVRTHAARADTTGVVARPELALTPPVLLEEVTLPCPPHEFFHRIAGRDHAFFLDSGRSTNGLGAYSFIGFEPFHVFRTKHQPDTLGTLKTLLARYHRPNPVCNLISDKLPDDSAPPALPFTGGAVGFFGYELCTQLEKLPRVRPDDLPEIPDCEFAFYDALIAHEHATGRTWIVANPVATTPAAALLARLRETLSSHSVANPVCNLISYKPGIPTESKPTANFDFYSYKQAIGRIKNYIASGDVYQVNLTQRFSTPLPCAPYDLYLRLRDRSPAPFAAYLSYGPVQLISSSPERFLTLRERHVETRPIKGTRPRSADPTTDAALAAELLSSEKDRAELLMIVDLERNDLGRVCEFGSVRVDQLWRLESHPTVHHLVSTVSGQLRAGLDIIDCVRASFPGGSITGAPKIRSMQIIDELEPHRRHIYTGAIGYIGFDGNADLNIAIRTITCVNNHAYYHVGGGIVWDSEPAAEYQETLDKGRAMHEALTSPA
- a CDS encoding ABC transporter substrate-binding protein; this encodes MRLLPHFLSAVAVCLLLTSCDKVWVSADVALVKTPAKIIVQLDWVAEPEHGGFYQAQAKGFFKDAGLDVEIIPGGPNAFVIQKVATGQAHIGQGDSTNTLLAISQGIPVTQIAAVFQNDPSVLMLHAGNPVTRFEDLNGKTLMARPEWAFLPYLKKKYSIDFKLIPQNYSVANFVATKDLIQQGYYIAEPYHIIKAGGEMPRFLYAWDAGFDAYAVLVANKAWLAAHPAEARAFVKAYIKGWNDYLTNDPAPAHALMKAANANNTDEFMLFSRKMIIDEKLVTGRGPEGGSANIGRITRERFQTQINQLEELAILPKDKVTVDQAMTTDYLP
- a CDS encoding aminotransferase class IV; protein product: MTDASSQVILDGVLLPAASAFIPATSEGFLYGHGIFETVKITSGRPAFLAQHHARLTASARALDLRYTVSIETLRERLALVTTANTLTDGSVKIVLFARDETTTGELISTKANAYPLETYARGFRVNTVFTGERTGALSGHKTLNYLANIRAKRVAVAAGFDEPLFLTPAGIVIEGATSNIFTVRDGIAHTPSLASGPLPGIARAQVLALLGSARVREGLLTHSDLLHADEVFVTNALLGVMPVTQIDDRHLEIGPLTRSLKNLYHISETQSLS